The Agrobacterium vitis region TAGGTATTGCGGTGCAGGCCACCGAGCCGGGCGAATTCGGCGTTTTCCAGACCGGGGATCATCCGGAAAATCTCGGCTTGGGCGCCGTAGCGTAGCTTGGTCTGAAAGCCGACCATGTTATAGAGCGTGCCCAGTGCATTGTCCTGGCGCAGCTGCACGACGGCATAGGCTTTCACGGTCGGATTATGAGCATTTGTCAGCCCCATCGGCTTCATCGGTCCATGGCGCAGGGTTTCACGGCCGCGTTCCGCCATGACCTCGATGGGCAGGCAGCCGTCGAAATAGGGTGTGCCTTCCCATTCCTTGAAGCCGACCGCGTCACCGGCAATCAATGCATCGACGAAGGCGTTATACTGGGCCTCGTCCAGGGGGCAGTTGATGTAATCCTTGCCCGTACCGCCCGGGCCAACCTTGTCATAGCGCGACTGATACCAGCAGATATCCATATTGATGCTGTCGCGGTGGACGATGGGGGCGATGGCGTCGAAAAAGGCCAGCGCGTCCTCGCCGGTTTCAGCGCGGATGGCCTCGGCCAGTGCCGGTGATGTCAGCGGACCGCTGGCGATAATGCTGAGATCCCAATCGCGCGGCGGCAGGCCGGTGATTTCCTCGCGCACCACAGTTACGAGCGGGTGGGCTTCCAGGGCCTGCGTCACGGCCTCGGCAAAACCATCCCTGTCGACGGCAAGCGCGCCACCCGCCGGCACCTGATGGCGGTCGGCGCAGGCCATGATCAATGAGCCGGCCAGCCGCATTTCCGCATGGATAACCCCAACCGCATTGGCGGTAGCGTCGTCGGATCGGAAGGAATTGGAGCAGACAAGCTCGGCAAGGCTATCGGTCTTATGGGCGTCGGTGCCGCGAAGGCCGCGCATCTCATGAAGAATGACCGGCACGCCCGCCTCAGCGATCTGCCAGGCGGCTTCGGAGCCAGCAAGCCCGCCGCCAACGATGTGAATAGGGGAATAGGAGTTGTTGTCTGTCATGGCGGCTGCTTATCACGCCTTGCCGCCGCTTCCAATCTTGAATAGAGCAAATTGCACTTTGGAGATGCAAGCTTGGTTTGGAGAGTTAGCAATCATCGTACATGACGTAAATGTTTTGCTCTGTTGCTTGCCCCTCTGCCTTGCCAGGCATCTCCCCCCTCAAGGGCGGAGATCAGATAGGCGTGCCGCCTACGTTTACCAATAAATCGTGATTATCGATAGTTAAGAGCGATGATGTGACGCGAGAGGTTAAATCCGGGTCGATCTCCCTCCTTGAGGGGGAGATGTCCGGCAGGACAGAGG contains the following coding sequences:
- the trmFO gene encoding methylenetetrahydrofolate--tRNA-(uracil(54)-C(5))-methyltransferase (FADH(2)-oxidizing) TrmFO — protein: MTDNNSYSPIHIVGGGLAGSEAAWQIAEAGVPVILHEMRGLRGTDAHKTDSLAELVCSNSFRSDDATANAVGVIHAEMRLAGSLIMACADRHQVPAGGALAVDRDGFAEAVTQALEAHPLVTVVREEITGLPPRDWDLSIIASGPLTSPALAEAIRAETGEDALAFFDAIAPIVHRDSINMDICWYQSRYDKVGPGGTGKDYINCPLDEAQYNAFVDALIAGDAVGFKEWEGTPYFDGCLPIEVMAERGRETLRHGPMKPMGLTNAHNPTVKAYAVVQLRQDNALGTLYNMVGFQTKLRYGAQAEIFRMIPGLENAEFARLGGLHRNTYIHSPVLLDPSLSLKSRPGLRFAGQITGCEGYVESASIGLLAGRFAAAERKGEAFSPPPVTTALGALLNHITGGHIVSNDEPGKKSFQPMNINFGLFPDLEPGSIVKPEGVKRFRGKDKTVMKRQLIAIRALAHCREWLGLPPHIPQPVAQMEDAGL